One window of Nicotiana tomentosiformis chromosome 11, ASM39032v3, whole genome shotgun sequence genomic DNA carries:
- the LOC138901657 gene encoding uncharacterized protein: MDVQALANQIVKLDISEPNRVLVCVVAQSSLLEHIKAHQFDDTHFMVLRDTVQRGSAKEVVIGDDGVMRLKGRICFPNIDGLRNLILEEAYISSYSIHTGVMKMYRDLKQHYWWRRMKKDIVAYVSRYLNYQQPPEAEKSSFSSLS; the protein is encoded by the exons atggatgttcaggccttggccaaccagattgtgaaattggatatttcggagcctaacCGGGTTCTTGTTTGCGTTGTGGCTCAGTCATCGTTGttggagcatatcaaggctcACCAATTTGATGATACTCACTTCATGGTGTTGAGGGACACGGTTCAGCGGGGTagtgctaaggaggttgtgattggtgatgatggtgttatgcggcttaAAGGCCGGATTTGTTTTCCAAATATTGATGGGTTAAGAaatttgatccttgaggaggcttaCATCTCGAGCTATTCCATTCACACAGGTGTCatgaagatgtaccgtgacttgaaacaacactattggtggcggagaatgaagaaagatattgttgcttatgtctctcggtatttgaattatcaacag CCACCAGAGGCAGAGAAGTCGTCATTCTCGTCTCTCTCTTGA